TGATTTGGTACGCAAAGAGGAAGTACGCAAGCAGGTACGCAGCGAAACCGTACTTTCAGAGCGCGTACTTATTGAGGCAACCGCCGAAGTCATCGCTAGTGTTCGCATGGAACACAGGGGCGATATTCGAAGGGCTAGAGAGCTAACCAATAACTTATTTGATGAGCTATCAGCTGAATGTGCCGATGTGCCAGCTTTAAGTAAATTGGGGGAGCTAATGTTTAGTCCTGATGATAACGGGCGCGATAAGCTAAATGAAATTTACAACTCAATCATTTCTCTCCCTGAACGCGTTAAGTCAGTCAAAGCATTAAGCGAAACGCTTAAAAATCTAGTTGGCCTTGAGCGTCAAGCTTACGGGCTAGATGACGTACAACCGAATAAGACAGCTAGCCAGCTATCAGAACTAATGGACGACTTATCTAAGGAATAATCATGAAGCCAGAACATCTTGCACTATTGAGAGATAAGCTCTGGCGATTGAATCATCTTTACTGGATCACCAACAAAGAAGGTAAGCCAGTTCGATTTAAAATGACGCCTGAGCAGCTTGAATACTTTGAAGGGATGCACACAAGAAACATTATCTTAAAGGCTCGTCAGCTTGGTTTCACGACTGAGGTTTGCATTATCCAATTAGATGCAGCGTTATTTGAGGCGGCTAAATGTGCATTGATAGCCCATACGCTTAATGATGCTAAGCGGCTATTCAGGGAAAAGATAAAGTATGCCTATGAAAAGCTACCTGATGAAATTAAAGCAGCAAATCCAGCAAGCAATGACGCGGCTGGTGAATTGGTTTTTAGTAAAGGTGGGTCGCTTTATATCAGCACGTCATTTCGTGGCGGTACACTCCGATATTTACATGTATCTGAGTTCGGCAAGATATGCGCCAAGTATCCAGAGAAAGCCCGAGAGATTGTTACTGGCGCGTTTGAGGCAGTATCAAGCGATTGTTTCACGACGATTGAAAGTACAGCGGAAGGTCGAGCAGGTTATTTTTACGATTACTGCCAGTCTGCTGAGAAAGCGCAAATTCAGAGTAAGACTCTCTCTAACCTAGACTGGAAATTCTTTTTCTTCTCATGGTGGAAGAATCCCGAATATGCCATTGACCCTGTTGAGCAATTACCACAGCGGCTAGTTGATTACTTCGATGAGATAGCCAGTAAGCACGGCGTTCAATTAAATGAGCGTCAGAAAGCTTGGTACTACGCCAAAGAGAAAACACTTGGCGACGATATGAAGCGAGAATACCCGTCAATACCGTCTGAAGCATTTCAGCAATCTGTTGAAGGTGCGTATTACGCCAAGCAATTTCGCTTCCTGTACGAAAATAAACGCATTGGCACACTTCCTGATAATTCACATTTACCAGTACATACCTATTGGGATATCGGTGTTGGTGACTCCACGGCTATTTGGTTTATTCGTGAGGTCGGTGAAGAGTTCCACGTTATCGATCACTACTCAAATAGCGGCGAAGGTCTGCGGCACTATATGAAAGCGCTGAAAGACAGAGGTTATACCTACGCTAGTCACAATGGCCCGCATGATATTGAGAATAGGGAATTCGGCTCTGATGCTAAATCACGGAAAGAATTAGCGCGTGAAGGGTATGAAATTGACGGACAGGTTTACTCAATTCGATTTAATGTCGTGCCGAGAGTATCTATCGATGAGGGTATTGAGGCAGTACGTGAAATTCTCCCTCATTGTGCTTTTGATGAGCATAAATGCGGCGAAGGCATCGCACACCTTGAAGCCTATCGTAAAGAGTGGGACGACAAAAAGGGATGTTGGAAAGATAAGCCACTTCATGACTACACATCACATGACGCTGACGGGTTCCGTTACTTTGCAGTAAGCAGACGGAATGTTAAGGCTAGAGCATTCAAACGTAAACGCATTGCTGGCATGGCATAAGGTGAAATATGGCAGTTACAGATAAACATCCGCAATATATTGCGGCTAAAAATAGCTGGCAAATTATGCAAGATGCTATTGCTGGCGAAGAAAA
The window above is part of the Providencia sp. R33 genome. Proteins encoded here:
- a CDS encoding terminase, with protein sequence MKPEHLALLRDKLWRLNHLYWITNKEGKPVRFKMTPEQLEYFEGMHTRNIILKARQLGFTTEVCIIQLDAALFEAAKCALIAHTLNDAKRLFREKIKYAYEKLPDEIKAANPASNDAAGELVFSKGGSLYISTSFRGGTLRYLHVSEFGKICAKYPEKAREIVTGAFEAVSSDCFTTIESTAEGRAGYFYDYCQSAEKAQIQSKTLSNLDWKFFFFSWWKNPEYAIDPVEQLPQRLVDYFDEIASKHGVQLNERQKAWYYAKEKTLGDDMKREYPSIPSEAFQQSVEGAYYAKQFRFLYENKRIGTLPDNSHLPVHTYWDIGVGDSTAIWFIREVGEEFHVIDHYSNSGEGLRHYMKALKDRGYTYASHNGPHDIENREFGSDAKSRKELAREGYEIDGQVYSIRFNVVPRVSIDEGIEAVREILPHCAFDEHKCGEGIAHLEAYRKEWDDKKGCWKDKPLHDYTSHDADGFRYFAVSRRNVKARAFKRKRIAGMA